The Chelonoidis abingdonii isolate Lonesome George chromosome 9, CheloAbing_2.0, whole genome shotgun sequence genome has a segment encoding these proteins:
- the NME3 gene encoding LOW QUALITY PROTEIN: nucleoside diphosphate kinase 3 (The sequence of the model RefSeq protein was modified relative to this genomic sequence to represent the inferred CDS: substituted 1 base at 1 genomic stop codon) — MICLVLTLFPNIFQSTCTGINERTFLAIKPDGVQRHLIGEMIRRFEKKGFKLLGMKLMQALEDLLKEHYIALCDRLFYSHLVEYIRSGPIVAMVWQGLDVVKIACTMIGETNPADSRPXTIRGDFCIEVSKNVIHGSDSIESARWEILLWFHTDKLTCWAESTEHWIYE; from the exons ATGATTTGCTTGGTGCTTACCCTGTTCCCCAACATCTTCCAGAGCA CTTGCACCGGAATAAATGAGCGCACCTTCCTGGCCATCAAGCCAGATGGGGTGCAGCGGCATCTCATAGGGGAGATGATCAGGCGCTTTGAAAAGAAGGGCTTCAAACTGTTGGGGATGAAACTCATGCAG GCCTTGGAAGACTTGCTGAAGGAGCATTATATAGCCCTCTGTGATCGCCTCTTCTATAGCCACCTGGTGGAGTACATAAGATCGGGTCCTATTGTAGCTATG GTCTGGCAGGGGCTGGATGTGGTAAAGATAGCTTGTACAATGATTGGAGAAACTAACCCTGCTGATTCCAGACCCTGAACCATCCGAGGGGACTTCTGCATTGAAGTCAGCAA GAATGTGATTCATGGCAGCGACTCGATCGAGAGTGCCCGGTGGGAGATTTTGCTCTGGTTCCACACAGACAAGCTGACGTGTTGGGCAGAGAGCACTGAGCACTGGATCTATGAGTAA